The following coding sequences are from one Ooceraea biroi isolate clonal line C1 chromosome 5, Obir_v5.4, whole genome shotgun sequence window:
- the LOC113561960 gene encoding uncharacterized protein LOC113561960, producing MGDYTPKEIVDMLVLFGECFGNYREATRLYRNRYPNRRHPNNTVIRRLKIRAEQGQLTCRHAKRDYDVDDIRVLAVLAVVHIDPHISTPQIARQTGIPQRTIVRILRKKKHHPYHITLTQALTPNDMRQRVLFCQ from the coding sequence ATGGGTGATTATACTCCTAAAGAAATCGTCGATATGTTAGTACTTTTCGGAGAATGTTTTGGCAATTACCGTGAAGCTACGAGACTTTACCGAAATCGGTATCCAAACAGACGACATCCAAATAATACCGTCATTCGGAGGCTTAAGATAAGAGCCGAACAGGGTCAGTTGACTTGTCGTCACGCTAAACGTGATTATGATGTTGATGATATACGTGTTCTGGCTGTCTTAGCGGTTGTTCACATTGACCCTCATATTAGTACGCCCCAAATAGCTAGACAAACAGGTATACCTCAGAGAACGATTGTGAGAATTTTGAGGAAAAAGAAGCATCATCCATACCATATCACATTAACGCAGGCTCTAACTCCAAATGACATGCGACAACGTGTACTGTTTTGTCAATGA